In a single window of the Methanolobus psychrophilus R15 genome:
- a CDS encoding signal transduction ATPase yields MRFIDTIQGLNEVFGSDIPRGSVVMVTGAAGTLKSGFTFQLISSYLEGTDESGLYITLEQSRDNHLQNMHSMGMGVSRKLHISDFSDYRVLYGDLPGDPLEILEKNILDFRKDTTGNCTCLAIDSLGALYSLLDMEAQDLRKRVYRMLETFRREGLTTFIILEDDRYKGINDSSTGVEGYLADGIIELGLHLKGNVANRYVRVRKMRAASHSMEPWILSVSDNGLQVYKGTF; encoded by the coding sequence ATGAGATTCATAGATACAATACAGGGCCTGAACGAGGTGTTCGGATCCGATATTCCCAGAGGCAGTGTCGTGATGGTGACAGGAGCTGCAGGCACATTAAAATCCGGATTTACATTCCAGCTTATCTCCAGTTATCTGGAGGGGACGGATGAATCCGGACTTTATATCACACTTGAACAGAGCAGGGATAATCACCTGCAGAACATGCACAGTATGGGTATGGGCGTTTCAAGGAAACTCCATATCTCCGATTTCAGCGATTACAGGGTCCTTTATGGTGACCTTCCGGGAGACCCGCTAGAGATACTTGAGAAGAACATCCTTGATTTCAGGAAAGATACAACAGGCAACTGCACCTGCCTTGCGATAGATTCCCTTGGTGCTTTATATTCTCTGCTTGACATGGAAGCACAGGACCTGCGCAAAAGAGTCTACAGGATGCTTGAGACTTTCCGACGTGAGGGGCTAACAACTTTCATCATACTTGAAGATGACAGATACAAAGGTATCAATGACTCCTCCACAGGTGTTGAAGGCTACCTGGCAGACGGCATAATCGAACTGGGGCTGCACCTGAAGGGCAATGTAGCTAACAGGTACGTGCGTGTGCGTAAGATGCGGGCTGCCTCTCATAGCATGGAACCCTGGATCCTGTCAGTATCGGATAATGGTCTGCAAGTGTATAAGGGCACTTTCTGA
- a CDS encoding coenzyme F390 synthetase I — protein sequence MDLKTKYYNPDIETMERGELDALVEERIKYTVNYAAENSLFYKKWFREHNIKPSDIQSHEDLLELPVISGKTIRENQPPETVDFGFRAVDWKEVFTVHETSGTSGTPKSFFLTWEDWERYAEKYARSFVSQGFGPGDRVVVCASYGMNVGANTMTLAARNIGMTIIPIGKCNFPPRVMTSYKPTSIVGSVFKLISLAKRMKMQGMDPTESSIERLIVGGESFPDESRNYVAEIWGCDVFNTYGSTEGTMCGECSHLKGLHVPEDLVHMDVYDPRMDGFVKDGECGRIVLTTLLPVGAKCGNVLLNYDTEDTTVVMDREKCSCGRTHMRVLNPQREAETFWIFETPFNRVDVEKGVFQRENMEYLTGEYEAFLYGGEDEGEVTLRVSLECEDAQNCDRQVIESNFLGSFLKYKRVLEDAYIEGSLNIIFNYVGPGQLEFYHIKGRPKRIVDRR from the coding sequence ATGGACCTGAAAACGAAGTACTATAATCCGGATATCGAAACTATGGAAAGAGGAGAACTCGATGCTCTGGTGGAAGAGAGGATAAAGTACACTGTTAATTACGCTGCTGAGAACTCCCTGTTCTACAAAAAGTGGTTCAGGGAGCATAACATCAAGCCTTCAGACATACAATCACACGAAGATCTCTTGGAACTTCCGGTCATATCCGGTAAGACTATTCGGGAGAACCAGCCGCCTGAAACCGTGGATTTTGGTTTCAGGGCAGTGGACTGGAAAGAAGTTTTCACCGTGCATGAGACAAGCGGCACCAGCGGCACCCCAAAGTCATTCTTCCTAACATGGGAGGATTGGGAGAGATACGCAGAGAAATACGCGAGGAGCTTCGTTTCACAGGGATTTGGTCCTGGCGACAGGGTTGTTGTATGCGCTTCCTATGGAATGAACGTAGGTGCCAACACCATGACACTTGCAGCCAGGAATATAGGGATGACGATAATCCCCATCGGGAAATGCAATTTTCCGCCGCGGGTCATGACTTCCTATAAACCCACATCCATAGTGGGAAGTGTGTTCAAGCTCATAAGCCTGGCTAAGAGGATGAAGATGCAGGGAATGGACCCTACAGAATCCAGCATTGAGCGGCTTATAGTGGGTGGCGAGAGTTTCCCGGATGAATCCCGCAATTATGTTGCTGAGATATGGGGATGCGATGTTTTCAACACCTACGGCAGTACCGAAGGCACCATGTGCGGGGAATGTTCCCATCTTAAAGGGCTGCATGTACCCGAAGATCTTGTCCATATGGATGTCTATGACCCCCGGATGGATGGTTTCGTAAAGGATGGCGAATGCGGCAGGATAGTGCTCACGACCCTGCTTCCGGTCGGCGCCAAATGTGGCAACGTGCTCCTCAATTATGACACTGAAGACACGACCGTGGTGATGGACCGCGAGAAATGTTCATGTGGAAGAACACATATGAGAGTGCTTAACCCTCAAAGAGAGGCGGAAACTTTCTGGATCTTCGAAACCCCTTTCAACAGGGTCGATGTCGAGAAGGGAGTTTTCCAGAGAGAGAATATGGAATACCTTACAGGAGAATACGAAGCTTTCCTTTACGGAGGCGAGGATGAGGGAGAGGTTACCCTGAGAGTAAGCCTTGAGTGTGAAGATGCGCAGAATTGTGACCGGCAAGTAATAGAATCCAACTTCCTGGGCTCTTTCCTTAAATACAAAAGAGTTCTGGAGGATGCCTACATAGAGGGCAGTCTGAATATCATTTTCAACTATGTCGGACCGGGTCAGCTTGAGTTCTATCACATCAAAGGCCGTCCGAAGAGGATTGTCGATAGAAGATGA